Proteins co-encoded in one Neovison vison isolate M4711 chromosome 9, ASM_NN_V1, whole genome shotgun sequence genomic window:
- the NFIL3 gene encoding nuclear factor interleukin-3-regulated protein: protein MQLRKMQTIKKEQVSLDAGNGVDKMVLNAALTEVSEDLTAGEELLLSEGSVGKSKSSACRRKREFIPDEKKDAMYWEKRRKNNEAAKRSREKRRLNDLVLENKLIALGEENATLKAELLSLKLKFGLISSAAYAQEIQKLSHSTAVYFQDYPASKSSASPFVDEQEPSVVSGGCISVIKHSPQASLSDVSDASSLEPSLDGAARGGCGSPDGKFQAIKQEPVELESYVREPGEERGAFRASVYQSLMGAAFPGFSHSPPLLQVARSSSNSPRTSETDDGAVGKSSDGEDEQQVPKGPIHSPVELQRTHATVVKVPEVNSSALPHKLRIKAKAMQIKVEALDHEFDAPPKPPSPVDGAPKRHFGLEKHAAPSMVHAALPPFSVQVTNIQDWSLKSEHWHPKELNGKAQNSFKTGVAEMQDSGYKVSDPEGLFLKRGMAGLSAEVVSLKTLIATHQISASDSG, encoded by the coding sequence atgcagctgaggaaaatgcaGACCATCAAGAAGGAGCAGGTGTCCCTGGACGCTGGCAACGGCGTGGACAAGATGGTCCTGAACGCGGCCTTGACCGAGGTCTCGGAAGACTTGACGGCGGGCGAGGAGCTGCTTCTGAGCGAAGGCAGCGTGGGCAAGAGCAAGTCCTCCGCCTGCCGGAGGAAACGGGAGTTCATTCCCGACGAGAAGAAGGACGCCATGTATTGGGAAAAGAGGCGGAAGAATAACGAAGCCGCCAAGAGGTCTCGGGAGAAGCGCCGCCTGAATGACCTGGTcctggagaacaaactgatcgCCCTGGGAGAGGAAAACGCGACTTTAAAAGCGGAGCTGCTGTCCCTCAAATTGAAGTTTGGTTTAATTAGCTCCGCAGCCTATGCCCAGGAGATCCAGAAACTCAGTCACTCCACCGCCGTGTACTTCCAGGACTACCCCGCGTCCAAGTCCAGCGCCAGCCCCTTCGTGGATGAGCAGGAGCCGTCGGTGGTGAGCGGCGGCTGCATCTCCGTCATCAAGCACTCCCCGCAGGCCTCCCTGTCCGACGTCTCCGACGCGTCCTCGCTGGAGCCCTCGCTGGACGGGGCCGCGCGGGGCGGCTGCGGGAGCCCCGACGGCAAGTTCCAGGCCATCAAGCAAGAGCCGGTGGAGCTGGAGAGTTACGTGCGGGAGCCTGGCGAGGAGCGGGGCGCCTTCCGGGCCTCCGTGTACCAGAGCCTCATGGGGGCCGCGTTCCCCGGCTTCTCCCACTCGCCCCCTCTGCTGCAGGTCGCCCGGTCCTCCAGCAACTCCCCCAGGACGTCGGAGACGGACGACGGCGCGGTGGGGAAGTCGTCCGACGGGGAGGACGAGCAGCAGGTGCCCAAGGGCCCCATCCACTCTCCCGTGGAGCTCCAGCGCACCCACGCCACCGTGGTGAAGGTGCCCGAAGTGAACTCCTCCGCCTTGCCGCACAAGCTGCGCATTAAAGCCAAAGCCATGCAGATCAAAGTGGAAGCGTTGGATCACGAGTTCGACGCCCCGCCGAAACCGCCCTCGCCTGTTGACGGGGCGCCCAAGAGACATTTCGGACTGGAGAAGCACGCCGCCCCGAGTATGGTACACGCTGCCCTCCCCCCTTTCTCCGTGCAGGTGACCAACATTCAGGATTGGTCTCTCAAATCGGAACACTGGCATCCGAAAGAACTGAACGGCAAAGCTCAGAACAGCTTCAAAACGGGAGTTGCGGAGATGCAAGACAGTGGCTACAAAGTGTCTGACCCAGAGGGTTTGTTTCTGAAGCGGGGCATGGCAGGCTTGTCCGCAGAGGTGGTGTCACTCAAGACACTCATCGCCACACACCAGATCTCTGCCTCGGACTCTGGGTGA